A genomic window from Flavobacterium sp. I3-2 includes:
- a CDS encoding DUF2911 domain-containing protein, protein MKKLIVTASFLMIATISNAQVITPKSSPKAEVEQMVGLTEVDVNYARPAKKGRLVYGDLVPFGKIWRTGANENTTVEFSDDVIVGGQKVPKGKYALYTLPKADTWEVYLYSDTSNWGLPAAWDDSKVVAKTTANPVALANNVENFTIEIDQIDNNTGEIVLKWEKTAIPVKFTVPTHEKAMASIKSTLNENAKASDYYAAGQYLFQATDDTKLALDYINKSIDMQGGNAPFYMLRQKSLVQAKLGDKKGAIETAKKSLAEAEKANNADYIKMNRDSINQWSK, encoded by the coding sequence ATGAAAAAGTTAATTGTCACTGCATCATTTTTAATGATAGCAACGATTTCAAATGCACAAGTAATCACACCAAAATCAAGTCCTAAAGCTGAAGTTGAGCAAATGGTTGGTCTAACAGAAGTTGATGTAAATTATGCTAGACCTGCTAAAAAAGGAAGATTAGTTTATGGCGATTTAGTTCCGTTTGGAAAAATTTGGAGAACAGGTGCGAATGAAAATACTACAGTCGAATTCAGTGATGATGTAATTGTAGGTGGACAAAAAGTACCTAAAGGGAAATATGCTTTATATACTTTACCAAAAGCAGATACTTGGGAAGTTTATTTGTACTCTGATACTTCGAATTGGGGATTACCTGCAGCTTGGGATGATTCTAAAGTAGTAGCAAAAACAACTGCTAATCCGGTTGCATTAGCAAACAATGTAGAAAATTTTACTATTGAAATCGACCAAATCGATAACAATACTGGTGAAATAGTATTAAAATGGGAAAAAACGGCTATTCCAGTTAAGTTTACCGTTCCAACTCATGAAAAAGCAATGGCTAGTATAAAATCTACATTAAATGAAAATGCCAAAGCTTCTGATTATTATGCTGCTGGACAGTATTTGTTTCAAGCTACAGATGATACAAAATTAGCATTAGATTACATCAATAAATCTATTGATATGCAAGGTGGAAATGCACCTTTCTATATGTTAAGACAAAAATCTTTAGTACAAGCTAAATTAGGTGATAAAAAAGGTGCTATTGAAACTGCTAAGAAATCTTTAGCTGAAGCTGAAAAAGCAAATAATGCAGATTATATTAAAATGAATAGAGATTCAATTAATCAATGGTCTAAATAA
- a CDS encoding protein-disulfide reductase DsbD family protein — MKKLLSFLLLVFTVFSVNAQLQDPVKWKSKIEKISDSEYKITLDGTIEADWHMYSQFTPEGGALPTELIYKNAEGNYTFEPKATESEYKKAFNDIFEIDEYYWADNVQLTHVLKVTNPDLNEIQLHLTYQTCIDVCINNDKYFVFDVKNLTSKEVANFEESNAKANTDDKAQLDNTKEAKSEKKSESRGLWTIFILSFLGGFTALLTPCVFPMIPMTVSFFTKQSKSKAKGIKNGIIYGLSIIVIYVILGLAVSKIFGADALNALSTNVWFNIIFFVLLIVFASSFLGAFEIMLPNSWANKVDKQADRGGLVGIFFMALALAIVSFSCTGPIVGTLLVEAASKGGIAPLVGMFGFSLALALPFMLFAMFPGWLNSMPRSGGWMNTVKVSLGFLELALAFKFLSNADLVLQKGYLQRELFLTIWIVIFGAWAMYLFGKFMLPHDSKLEKISVGRLFMALVVSMFTVYLVPGLWGAPLKLISGFPPPMTYAESPYGVGNSRSAGTIAELPEGAKEGPNGIVAFLDYEKGMAYAKEQNKPVLLDFTGHACVNCRKMEEHVWSETDVLGKLQNEVVLISLYVDDKQHLPENEQYVSKTTGKKIETVGNKWSDFQIEKYQANAQPYYIILDNEGNNLNEPVGYTPDKDEYLTWLTEGITNYNK, encoded by the coding sequence ATGAAGAAGCTATTAAGTTTTTTATTGCTTGTTTTTACTGTTTTTTCAGTAAATGCCCAGTTACAAGACCCAGTAAAATGGAAATCTAAAATTGAGAAAATCTCGGATTCGGAATACAAAATAACCTTAGATGGAACTATCGAAGCCGATTGGCATATGTATTCTCAGTTCACACCAGAAGGTGGAGCTTTACCAACGGAGTTAATTTACAAAAACGCTGAAGGAAATTATACTTTTGAACCTAAAGCTACAGAAAGTGAATATAAAAAAGCTTTTAATGATATTTTTGAAATAGATGAATATTATTGGGCAGATAATGTACAATTAACTCATGTTTTAAAAGTTACAAATCCTGATTTAAACGAGATTCAATTACATTTAACATACCAAACATGTATTGATGTTTGTATTAATAATGATAAATATTTTGTTTTTGATGTTAAAAATTTGACTTCGAAAGAGGTTGCTAATTTTGAAGAATCAAATGCAAAAGCAAATACTGATGATAAAGCTCAATTAGATAATACAAAGGAAGCTAAGTCCGAAAAAAAGTCTGAATCACGTGGACTTTGGACAATTTTTATCTTATCTTTCTTAGGCGGATTTACTGCGCTTTTAACACCTTGTGTTTTTCCGATGATTCCAATGACAGTGAGTTTTTTCACCAAGCAAAGCAAATCCAAAGCTAAAGGAATAAAAAATGGAATAATTTACGGTTTGTCAATTATCGTTATTTATGTGATTCTTGGCTTAGCTGTAAGTAAAATATTTGGTGCCGATGCTTTAAACGCTTTATCTACAAACGTTTGGTTTAATATCATTTTCTTTGTTTTATTAATTGTTTTTGCATCTTCGTTTTTAGGAGCGTTTGAAATTATGTTACCAAATTCATGGGCAAATAAAGTGGATAAGCAAGCAGATAGAGGCGGTTTAGTCGGAATCTTTTTTATGGCATTAGCTTTAGCTATTGTTTCATTTTCATGTACAGGTCCAATTGTTGGTACATTATTAGTAGAAGCTGCTTCTAAAGGTGGAATAGCACCTTTGGTTGGAATGTTCGGTTTCTCATTAGCACTTGCACTACCTTTTATGTTGTTCGCGATGTTCCCAGGTTGGTTAAATTCAATGCCACGCTCTGGAGGTTGGATGAACACAGTAAAAGTTTCATTAGGTTTCTTGGAATTAGCTTTAGCATTTAAATTTTTATCAAATGCAGATTTAGTTCTTCAAAAAGGTTACTTACAAAGAGAACTTTTCTTAACGATTTGGATTGTAATTTTTGGAGCATGGGCAATGTATTTATTTGGTAAATTCATGTTACCTCATGATTCTAAATTAGAAAAAATTTCTGTAGGCAGATTGTTTATGGCATTAGTTGTATCTATGTTTACAGTTTATTTAGTTCCAGGATTATGGGGCGCACCTTTAAAATTAATTTCTGGTTTCCCTCCGCCAATGACGTATGCAGAAAGTCCTTATGGTGTTGGAAATTCTAGAAGTGCAGGAACTATTGCTGAATTACCAGAAGGAGCAAAAGAAGGGCCTAATGGAATTGTTGCTTTTTTAGATTATGAAAAAGGAATGGCATACGCGAAAGAACAAAATAAACCTGTTTTATTAGATTTTACAGGGCATGCTTGTGTAAATTGTAGAAAAATGGAAGAGCATGTTTGGTCTGAAACAGATGTTCTAGGTAAGTTACAAAACGAAGTGGTTTTAATTTCATTATATGTCGATGATAAACAACATTTGCCAGAAAATGAACAATATGTTTCAAAAACCACAGGAAAAAAAATTGAGACAGTTGGAAATAAATGGAGTGATTTCCAAATTGAAAAATATCAAGCAAATGCACAACCTTATTATATAATCTTAGATAATGAAGGTAATAATTTAAATGAACCAGTAGGATATACTCCAGATAAAGATGAGTATTTAACTTGGTTAACTGAAGGAATTACAAACTATAATAAATAA
- the tilS gene encoding tRNA lysidine(34) synthetase TilS, which translates to MLVEFQKHLNQKFSFLQDKKILLAISGGVDSMVLLDLFKKSPYQIAVAHCNFNLRSEASDLDEQLVKEYCNENNIHFFVNSFNTVAYAELHKQSIQIAARELRYQWFDELLKNNNLDYLVTAHHLDDSVETFLINFTRGTGLDGLLGIPEINEQIVRPLLIFSRNQILDYAIQNNIAWREDASNATTKYLRNKIRHDIIPILKEKNADFLQSFQQTISNLNDIKNLADDASEMVKQQVSISTDYILEIDIQKLKAFKNYKAYLYQWFKDFGFTAWDDICNLLEAETGKKILSTKYILLKNRNSLILKEISVINNDVFLIFEKDKSIVYPITLIFESLISENYDIQNKNQICVDANQLKYPLKLRRWEEADYFFPIGMKGKKKVSKFFKDEKFSIFEKEATWILENGNQEIIWIVGHRMDNRYRINNQTINKIKINLTK; encoded by the coding sequence ATGTTAGTCGAATTTCAAAAACATTTAAATCAAAAATTTTCTTTTTTACAAGACAAAAAAATCCTTTTAGCAATTAGCGGTGGAGTTGATAGTATGGTACTTTTAGATTTATTTAAAAAGTCACCATATCAAATTGCTGTTGCGCATTGTAATTTTAATCTTCGTTCAGAAGCAAGCGATTTAGATGAGCAATTGGTTAAAGAATATTGTAATGAAAATAACATTCATTTTTTTGTAAATTCTTTTAATACAGTAGCATATGCAGAATTACATAAACAATCAATTCAAATAGCTGCACGTGAATTACGTTACCAATGGTTTGATGAATTATTGAAAAATAACAATTTAGATTATTTAGTAACAGCACATCATTTAGATGATTCGGTTGAGACTTTTCTGATAAATTTTACACGCGGAACAGGTTTAGACGGTTTGTTAGGAATTCCTGAAATTAATGAACAAATCGTAAGACCATTACTTATTTTTTCTCGTAATCAGATTTTAGATTATGCCATTCAAAATAATATTGCTTGGCGTGAAGATGCTTCAAACGCAACAACAAAATATCTTCGCAATAAAATCAGACATGATATAATTCCGATTTTAAAAGAAAAAAATGCTGACTTTTTACAATCCTTTCAGCAAACAATTTCAAATCTTAACGATATTAAAAACTTAGCTGACGATGCTTCTGAGATGGTTAAGCAACAAGTTTCAATTTCAACCGATTACATTTTAGAGATTGATATTCAAAAATTAAAAGCGTTTAAAAATTATAAAGCTTATTTATATCAATGGTTTAAAGATTTTGGATTTACTGCTTGGGATGATATTTGTAATCTTTTAGAAGCAGAAACTGGAAAAAAAATACTTTCAACTAAATATATTCTTTTAAAAAATAGGAATTCTCTTATTTTAAAAGAAATTTCAGTAATAAATAATGATGTTTTTTTAATTTTTGAAAAAGATAAATCAATAGTTTATCCAATAACTCTTATATTTGAAAGTTTGATTTCTGAAAATTATGATATTCAGAATAAAAATCAGATTTGTGTTGATGCGAATCAACTCAAATATCCATTAAAACTACGCCGTTGGGAAGAAGCTGATTATTTTTTTCCAATTGGAATGAAAGGTAAAAAGAAAGTTTCTAAATTTTTTAAAGATGAGAAATTTTCAATTTTCGAAAAAGAAGCTACTTGGATTCTTGAAAATGGAAATCAGGAAATCATTTGGATAGTAGGGCATCGTATGGATAATCGTTATAGAATCAACAATCAAACTATAAATAAAATTAAAATTAATTTAACTAAATGA
- a CDS encoding anthranilate synthase component I family protein yields MKRISKQFPINNADEFKKKLLQFTQQFREITYLENNKHQAKYSTFDAVFAFDALTTLQTDTFQGFDKLKEHQNQLNDWLFGYLSYDLKNDVEAISSNNFDGLGFPDLFFFQPKKVIFVSDSFADFHYLNMCDDELDSDFKEIIDITLSEDLTHSEIIIKERISKDAYLSKVEKVKEHIQRGDIYEANFCMEFYAANAIINPTSIFEKLNAISRPPFASFLKNNNHFLMSASPERYIKKVGKKIISQPIKGTAKRGQDKEEDDVLIENLRTNPKERAENIMIVDLVRNDLSKTASKGSVEVEELCKIYTFDQVHQMISTIVSKVDENINVVDILKTTFPMGSMTGAPKLSAMQIIEKLEETKRGLYSGAVGYFTPTNDFDFNVVIRSVLYNQDEKYVSFSVGSAITSEAIPENEYDECLLKAAAMKKVLNL; encoded by the coding sequence ATGAAGCGTATTTCTAAACAATTTCCTATAAATAATGCGGATGAATTCAAGAAAAAACTTTTGCAATTCACACAGCAATTCAGAGAAATTACTTATTTAGAAAATAATAAACATCAAGCAAAATACAGCACATTCGATGCTGTATTTGCATTTGATGCCTTAACGACTTTACAAACCGACACATTTCAAGGTTTCGATAAGTTAAAAGAACACCAAAATCAATTAAACGATTGGCTTTTTGGATATTTATCTTATGATTTAAAAAACGACGTCGAAGCGATTTCTTCAAATAATTTTGATGGATTAGGATTTCCTGATTTGTTTTTTTTTCAACCTAAAAAAGTAATCTTTGTTTCAGATTCATTCGCAGATTTTCATTATTTGAACATGTGTGATGATGAGTTAGATTCTGATTTTAAAGAAATTATTGATATTACTTTAAGTGAAGATTTAACTCATTCTGAAATTATAATTAAAGAACGAATTTCAAAAGATGCTTATTTATCTAAAGTAGAAAAGGTTAAAGAGCATATTCAACGTGGTGATATTTATGAAGCTAATTTTTGTATGGAATTTTATGCAGCTAATGCAATTATAAATCCTACTTCAATTTTCGAAAAATTAAATGCGATTTCTCGTCCGCCATTTGCGTCGTTTCTTAAAAATAATAATCACTTTTTGATGAGCGCTTCGCCAGAGCGTTACATTAAAAAAGTAGGAAAAAAGATTATTTCTCAACCAATTAAAGGAACAGCAAAACGTGGTCAAGATAAAGAAGAAGATGATGTGTTAATTGAAAATCTTAGAACGAATCCCAAAGAACGCGCAGAAAATATTATGATTGTTGATTTGGTTCGAAACGATTTATCTAAAACTGCAAGTAAAGGATCTGTTGAAGTTGAAGAACTTTGCAAAATTTATACTTTTGACCAAGTGCATCAAATGATTTCAACGATTGTTTCGAAAGTTGATGAAAACATAAACGTAGTTGATATCTTAAAAACCACTTTTCCGATGGGAAGTATGACGGGAGCCCCCAAACTTTCGGCTATGCAAATTATCGAAAAACTCGAAGAAACTAAACGTGGTTTGTACAGTGGAGCGGTAGGTTATTTTACACCAACTAACGATTTTGATTTTAATGTCGTTATCCGAAGTGTTTTATATAATCAAGATGAAAAATATGTTTCCTTTTCGGTTGGAAGTGCCATTACTTCAGAAGCTATTCCAGAAAATGAATATGACGAATGTTTATTGAAAGCTGCTGCAATGAAAAAGGTTTTAAATTTATAA
- a CDS encoding NADPH-dependent FMN reductase, translating to MKTIAFVGSNSSKSINKQLTLSLLKNQEVEFIDIQNWNIPMYSEDAQIKDGFPELINHLANQISTASNLIISVNEHNSDVSAFMKNILDWLSRHTKKIFTDKNVLVLSTSNGQRGGLSANEFTVGFCTRNGAVNVESFTFPSFSQYFDSEKQEISDNDKKTEFETIISNFIKK from the coding sequence ATGAAAACAATTGCATTTGTAGGAAGTAACTCATCAAAGTCAATAAACAAACAATTGACTTTATCGTTACTAAAAAATCAGGAAGTAGAATTTATTGATATTCAAAATTGGAATATTCCAATGTATAGTGAAGATGCTCAAATTAAGGATGGTTTTCCTGAATTAATTAATCATTTAGCTAATCAAATTTCAACTGCTTCAAATCTTATTATCTCAGTAAACGAGCACAATAGCGATGTTTCAGCATTTATGAAAAATATTTTAGATTGGCTTTCTCGTCATACCAAAAAAATATTTACAGATAAGAATGTTTTGGTTTTGAGTACATCAAACGGTCAAAGAGGTGGATTGTCAGCAAATGAATTTACTGTTGGTTTTTGTACTAGAAATGGAGCTGTAAATGTAGAAAGCTTTACATTTCCATCGTTTTCTCAATATTTCGATTCAGAAAAACAAGAAATATCAGATAATGATAAGAAAACTGAATTTGAAACCATTATTTCAAATTTTATAAAAAAATAA
- a CDS encoding RluA family pseudouridine synthase produces MLEDNTIGPDELDGDLFEHFRFEAGKGQAPLRVDKFLMNLVENATRNKIQQAATNGNIFVNDITVKSNHKVKANDVVRVLMEQPPFENIIIPENIPLDIVYEDDDLLVINKPAGLVVHPGHGNYTGTLVNALAYHFENLPLNSSERPGLVHRIDKDTSGLLVVAKTDWTMSELQKQFAAKTTEREYIAIVWGNVVEDEGTIESYIGRHVKNRMQMATFPDDSTGAKYAVTHYKVLERLGYVTLVSCRLETGRTHQIRVHLKSIGHTLFNDERYGGNMILKGTTFTKYKQFIDNCFQILPRQALHARTLGFMHPIKKEFMRFETDLPQDIQTCIQKWKTYSSNHEVVEDDE; encoded by the coding sequence ATGTTAGAAGATAATACAATTGGACCTGACGAATTAGATGGTGATTTATTTGAACACTTCAGATTCGAGGCAGGTAAAGGACAAGCTCCATTACGCGTAGATAAATTTTTGATGAATTTAGTTGAAAATGCTACACGTAATAAAATTCAACAAGCTGCAACAAACGGAAATATTTTTGTTAATGATATTACGGTAAAATCAAATCATAAAGTCAAAGCAAATGATGTGGTTCGTGTTTTAATGGAACAACCACCGTTTGAAAATATCATTATCCCAGAAAATATCCCTTTAGATATTGTTTACGAAGATGATGATTTACTTGTTATTAATAAACCTGCAGGTTTGGTTGTGCATCCAGGTCACGGAAATTATACCGGAACTTTGGTAAATGCATTGGCTTATCATTTTGAAAATTTGCCTTTAAATAGCTCAGAACGCCCTGGTTTAGTACATCGAATCGATAAAGATACATCTGGATTATTGGTTGTAGCTAAAACTGATTGGACCATGTCTGAACTTCAAAAACAATTTGCAGCTAAAACAACAGAGCGTGAATATATTGCTATTGTATGGGGAAATGTTGTAGAAGATGAAGGAACTATTGAAAGTTATATAGGTCGTCACGTAAAAAATCGTATGCAAATGGCTACATTTCCAGACGATTCAACAGGAGCAAAGTATGCAGTTACACATTACAAAGTGTTAGAGCGTTTAGGATATGTTACATTGGTTTCTTGTAGATTAGAAACAGGAAGAACACATCAAATACGTGTGCATTTAAAATCAATTGGACATACGTTGTTTAATGACGAACGTTACGGCGGAAATATGATTTTAAAAGGAACTACCTTTACAAAATACAAACAGTTTATTGACAACTGTTTTCAGATTTTACCTAGGCAAGCCTTACATGCTAGAACTTTAGGTTTTATGCATCCAATTAAAAAAGAATTTATGCGTTTTGAAACAGATTTGCCTCAAGATATTCAAACTTGTATTCAAAAATGGAAAACGTATTCAAGTAATCACGAAGTAGTAGAAGACGACGAATAA
- a CDS encoding PASTA domain-containing protein — MSLLNFIKSRQFFVSLFLAIVIFLALGFIALQSLGIFTKHGDEIALPNLTKMTIEQATEKLDQEGLKLIVLDTVDFDKNYPPLTIVYQDPIFDSKVKEGRKIYVKVNAKGFSSVRLPNLNDRTLRHAIAAIEAMGLQKGEIRYEPHLAKDVVIQVEQDGRILRAGDKVQKNSKIDFVVGDGMLGFKVEQDTINDAFEDVAPAVDSIF, encoded by the coding sequence ATGAGTTTGCTTAATTTTATAAAAAGTCGTCAATTTTTTGTTTCTTTATTTTTAGCAATTGTTATCTTCCTAGCTTTGGGTTTTATTGCCCTACAATCATTAGGTATTTTTACTAAACATGGAGATGAAATTGCACTTCCAAATCTTACTAAAATGACTATTGAACAAGCAACAGAAAAGCTTGATCAAGAAGGTTTGAAATTAATTGTTTTAGACACAGTTGACTTTGATAAAAATTATCCACCTTTAACTATTGTTTATCAAGATCCTATTTTTGATTCTAAAGTAAAAGAAGGTCGTAAAATTTATGTAAAAGTAAATGCCAAAGGTTTTTCATCTGTACGTTTACCTAACTTAAACGATAGGACTTTACGTCATGCAATTGCCGCAATCGAAGCGATGGGATTACAAAAAGGAGAAATTCGTTACGAACCTCATTTAGCTAAAGATGTTGTAATTCAGGTCGAACAAGATGGTCGTATTTTACGTGCTGGAGATAAAGTACAGAAAAATTCGAAAATTGACTTTGTTGTTGGTGACGGTATGTTAGGATTTAAAGTTGAACAAGACACAATTAATGATGCATTTGAAGATGTCGCGCCTGCGGTTGATTCAATTTTTTAA
- a CDS encoding D-alanine--D-alanine ligase, with translation MKKVAIIMGGYSSEYQISLISGNVVSQQLDRSKYIPYKIHILKNKWVYVDENENEFSIDKNDFSVVVDNQKITFDVVFNAIHGTPGEDGLMQAYLQLLNIPQTSCDFYQAALTFNKRDLLSVLKPYGIKTAISYLINQGDAINTEEIIKRVGLPCFVKPNRSGSSFGISMVKESEDLLTAIENAYKEDNEIIIESYLKGTEVSVGVINYKGEIIVLPITEIVSENDFFDYEAKYQGKSSEITPARISEVEKNKVEETAKRVYKILNMSGFSRSEFILVDGEPFMLEMNTIPGLTAESILPQQARAANITLPELFGNAIELALNKLR, from the coding sequence ATGAAAAAAGTTGCCATAATAATGGGCGGATATTCTAGTGAATATCAGATATCTTTGATAAGCGGAAACGTTGTTTCGCAGCAGTTAGATCGTTCAAAATACATTCCATATAAAATTCACATCTTAAAAAACAAATGGGTTTATGTCGATGAGAATGAAAATGAATTTTCAATTGACAAAAATGATTTTTCAGTTGTTGTCGATAACCAAAAAATAACATTTGATGTGGTTTTCAACGCCATTCACGGAACTCCAGGTGAAGATGGATTAATGCAAGCTTATTTACAATTGTTAAATATTCCACAAACCAGTTGTGATTTTTATCAAGCTGCATTAACTTTTAATAAAAGAGATTTACTTTCTGTTTTAAAACCTTATGGAATTAAAACTGCAATTTCGTATTTAATAAACCAAGGAGATGCAATAAATACTGAAGAAATTATTAAACGAGTTGGATTACCTTGTTTTGTAAAACCAAATCGTTCGGGTTCTAGTTTTGGAATTTCGATGGTGAAAGAATCTGAAGATTTATTAACTGCTATCGAAAACGCGTATAAAGAAGATAACGAAATAATAATTGAAAGTTATTTAAAAGGAACTGAAGTCTCTGTTGGTGTTATTAATTACAAAGGCGAAATAATTGTTTTACCAATTACCGAAATTGTTTCTGAAAATGATTTCTTTGATTACGAAGCCAAATACCAAGGAAAATCTAGTGAAATAACTCCAGCTCGAATTTCTGAAGTAGAAAAAAATAAAGTTGAAGAAACTGCAAAACGTGTTTATAAAATTTTAAACATGAGCGGATTTTCTAGAAGTGAATTTATTTTAGTAGACGGAGAACCATTTATGTTAGAAATGAATACCATTCCAGGGTTAACTGCAGAAAGTATTTTGCCTCAACAAGCAAGAGCTGCAAACATAACATTACCTGAATTATTTGGTAATGCGATTGAATTAGCTTTAAATAAATTAAGATGA
- the coaD gene encoding pantetheine-phosphate adenylyltransferase — MRKAVFPGSFDPITNGHEDIIRRAIPLFDEIIVAIGVNADKKYMFTLEERKHFIEETFKDEPKIKVETYQGLTIDFCKEKNAQFILRGLRNPADFEFEKAIAHTNRVLSKIETVFLLTAASTSYISSSIVRDVLRNGGDYTVLVPKAVRK; from the coding sequence ATGAGAAAAGCAGTTTTTCCAGGTTCTTTTGACCCAATTACAAACGGTCATGAAGATATTATTCGTAGAGCCATTCCGTTATTCGACGAAATTATTGTAGCAATTGGCGTAAATGCCGACAAAAAATACATGTTTACTTTAGAAGAACGCAAACATTTTATTGAAGAAACTTTTAAAGATGAACCAAAAATAAAAGTTGAAACGTATCAAGGTTTAACAATTGATTTTTGTAAAGAGAAAAATGCGCAATTCATTTTACGAGGATTGAGAAATCCGGCTGATTTTGAATTCGAAAAAGCAATCGCACATACCAATCGCGTTTTGTCAAAAATAGAAACCGTTTTTTTACTTACGGCAGCAAGTACATCTTACATCAGTTCGAGTATTGTTCGAGATGTTTTAAGAAATGGTGGTGATTATACTGTTTTAGTTCCTAAGGCAGTTAGAAAATAA
- a CDS encoding alpha/beta hydrolase: MSTIYIFSGLGADYRAFEKIDFGNLQIVHISWISPQKNETIENYAQTISEKILDENPILIGLSFGGMMLMEIAKIKKAKQIILISSAKTKYELPWLYRFLGKIKATKLIPNSILTKSNFVLNWLFGANSIEEKQLLKAIIKDTDILFMKWAINEISHWKNVEIPTNVIHIHGNNDKIIPIRNVEADFTIQNGSHLMTLNKSKEIKDIIFKICKT; the protein is encoded by the coding sequence ATGAGTACAATTTATATTTTTAGTGGTTTGGGCGCTGATTATCGTGCATTTGAAAAAATTGATTTTGGAAATCTTCAGATTGTACATATCAGTTGGATTTCCCCTCAAAAAAATGAAACTATTGAAAACTACGCACAGACAATTTCAGAAAAAATACTAGACGAAAACCCCATTTTAATAGGGCTTTCATTTGGCGGAATGATGCTAATGGAAATAGCCAAAATTAAAAAAGCAAAGCAAATTATTTTAATTTCATCGGCAAAAACAAAATATGAACTTCCATGGCTTTATCGTTTTTTAGGCAAAATAAAAGCGACTAAACTAATACCTAATTCTATTTTAACTAAATCAAATTTTGTTTTAAATTGGTTATTTGGAGCAAATTCAATCGAAGAAAAACAATTGCTAAAAGCTATTATAAAAGATACTGATATTCTTTTTATGAAATGGGCTATCAACGAAATTTCTCATTGGAAAAATGTTGAAATCCCAACTAATGTTATTCATATTCATGGTAATAATGATAAAATTATTCCAATCAGAAATGTAGAAGCTGACTTTACAATTCAAAATGGAAGTCATCTAATGACATTAAATAAATCTAAAGAAATAAAAGACATTATTTTCAAAATTTGTAAAACCTAA